ACATTCCACCAATCAAAATGAGGATAAACAATATAATGTTTATCATATTCATAAGTTGTTCTAGAGTCATCTTTCGTAACCATTACCTCATGCAGCTTTTCTCCTTCTCTTATTCCAACTTCTTTTAAGTTGCAATTCGGAAGCATAGCCTTAGCTAAGTCCGTTATTTTAAATGAAGGGATTTTAGAAATATAAGTTTCTCCACCTTTTGATTCTTCTAAAGCTTTAAAAACAAGCTCTACACCTTCTTCTAAAGTAATCCAGAATCTAGACATTCTAAAATCGGTAATCGGTAGTTCTGTTTCACCTTTTTCTATTAGGTTTTTAAAAAATGGAATAACGGACCCTCTGCTCCCTGCAACATTACCGTATCTAACAACAGAAAAAACAGTACCGTTATCACCAGAATAAGCATTTGCAGAAATAAATAACTTGTCCGATACTAATTTTGTTCCTCCATATAGGTTGATCGGGTTTACTGCCTTATCTGTAGATAATGCTACTACTTTTTTTACTCCTCTATCTAAAGCTGCATCAACAATATTTTGTGCTCCATGTATATTTGTTTTTATCGCTTCAAAAGGGTTATATTCACAAGCTGGAACTTGTTTCATTGCTGCAGCGTGAATAACATAATCTACATCTTTAAATGCTCTATATAATCTATCTTTATCCCTAACATCACCGATAAAGAATCGTAACTTATCCATTTGCTCACCTGTTAGCTTTTTCTGAAATTCATTTTTAACAACAAACTGTTTGTATTCGTCTCTTGAGTAAATTATAACCTTACGAGGATTATACTTCTCAAATATCATTTCAATAAATTTTTGACCAAAGGAGCCTGTACCTCCTGTTATCAAAATAGACTTATTATTTAACATAGTAATCCCTCATTTTCTTCATTGCAAATTTTTGCTATATCTTCTTTTATCTCTTCATATACGGGTTCTATCTTTTGGATATCATTGACACAAATTTCTAGAAAACCTCTAAAGTTATGAATAGTTTTTTGCCTTTTTTCAGTGAATCTTTTCCTCTGCTCAAACTATCAATACTATCAATGCTATCCTGCGAAGTAATCATACAATATTTTTCTCATAAATAATTTAACGGGTTGTGCTGGTTAATTTACATATAGAAATTACTTTCTTTCAAACTACTCAATTTCTAATAACGAAAAAATTATTATATTCAATATATTGTATATTCAAAATTTAACTAGAATAACAGTTTAAAATATTAATATTATCTACTAAAATCATTTAAAATTTTTTCACTATATTAGTTTTTTTAATGTTTCTTTTGCTTGGTTAAACAAAGGAGATACTTCATAAGCTAGAATATCTCCTATGGCTACTAAATCATTGTTTTTTATAACTTTATCAAGCTCTAATACTAATTCTTTAAGTGAATATATGTCCTTAGCATATATATTCCACTCTTCATAGTCATCAACTAAGTCTTTTAAATTAGATTTTGAATCTATAGATGAGAATGATGCTATTATCCAATTTAAACCTTCTATTAGCTGTATCATTTTATTCCAAGTATCTCCTGTCGGTGTTTGATAGAATTCATTAGACAGTATTTCTATTTCAGGTATTGCTCTTTCTGTATAGTCTAAGGTAGATACAATATTTTCTTTATACATTTCTTTTTCAGTTCTTGTTATTACATTAACTTCATTTATGTTTCGTATATTATCTACAAAATAATTCGAGAAATCCGAATATACTTCTAAACCGTCTATCTCTAAGTGGCTGAGAATTAGTTTAGAATCCCATATAGACTTTTCAATATACTCAAACATATCGTCAATTTGCTGTCTGCTATTCTCGTATTCTTTAGTAGTTCCTAATATATTTATTTTCATTAATAGTACCTCCAATATTCTAATGATATATATATCTTATCGGCAAAATAAGCATTTTTTTTAATAGTATATTAAAAGTAACAAAGCAACTTTTAACTCCTAACTATTTTACATTCATCTTTAGTAGCTTCTATAAAAATATTATCTTGTTCTTCAAATATCCTTCTATCTTTTGTATCTATCTTAAACTTAGTTGTTTACTACATGTACCTTTTTACTTTACAGCATACATATTTTCTCCTGCTTTTCTTAAGTTTAATTACTCCATACATGATTAAACCTCTCAGAACGCAATTTCACTTCCTTCAAAATTCTATCACTAAATACTAAATAAAACATATCCAGCTATAAAATCAAAATATATCACTATAATTCTACTATAACCCACAAAATTCTTTATTGCTATGCATAAAATACAAAAATAAGTCAAAAAAATTAATTTTCTGGCTTATTCTTGAGATGGTAGATTTAATTATTTTATTAATTGAATTGTGTTTTGATATGTTTAATTTGATTGAGCAAGTATAGTCGACGTTGTTTCTCTATAGAAGAATTATTTTTTCAAAATAATTCTTCTATCTCTTCTTCATTGATGGCCGCTACCGCTACTTCTAGTATCTCATCTATGTTTTCATATTGAACCTTTAATCCTAGTAATAGCCTTTCTCTCTTTTTAACCACGTCATCAATCTGATCTAATGCATTATATGTCCCAATCTCAATAGCTTGTCTATATAATTTGTCTGTTTCATCAGTAAAGTCCTTATAAAAGTCTATCTCTTCAAGTTCATTAGTTTTTTCTGTTATTTTATCAAACATTTTATAAAAATTACTTTCATCACATTTGCTTTCTAGTTCAGTTAATAATTTAATTCTTTCTTTAGATAGTACTAAGCATCGATCTAGCTCTAACTCATATTTACAGATAAGTTCTTCATAGGCTTCCATAGATATATTGGCTTGAATTTCGTGTAAATAATTCATTTTTTCTTCTATGTTATATTCCTTAATTAAATAGTTATCTATTACCTCTTGAAAACTGATATTTGGAACACCTAGTATAGGAAGACCTCCTTCTGTACAGTTGAATATCCCCTTATTTAACTTATTATAATTAACATAATCTTCAAACCAACTTTTGAAATTTAAAAAAGCACTTTTAGTATATACTTCTTTTCCATAAATATCCTTTTCTATAATATATTTATCTTTATTTTCAATATGTTCTTGATGAACTGCGCCATCTGCATATAACTTTTCTTTTGTATAGCATAAGTCTTGTCCTAAAAAGATAATATACGTTGCTTCAACCCATTTTCCAAAATCAAGTGCTAAATTTGCTACAGAACCCCCAGTTAAAAATTTATTCGATTTAATTTCTAATTTTTCACAAAATCTATCCATGTATTTATCAGACTTTAATGTTAGCCACATCTTTGGTCCACTATAATCTAGCAAAGATTCATAATAAATAACATTATCATATATTAATAACGGATTATGATTCTTTGCATTTTTAAATATGTTCCCTTCTGCTTTATTTCCATCTATTGCTAGTATAATATTCGGTTGTATGTTGTTTTTTTCTAATATATTCACAGCTGAACCTACAGCTATTATAATTGCTTTTTCTTTGACTTTATTTAATAGATGTATATTATTTTCTAAAGAAGGACCTGCTGAAATAATTATAATAGGAACATTTTTTATTATATCTTTAACTTTATCAACAATACTATTTTTAGGTATGAATTTAATATTGCGCAATATGTTGTAAACCCATCTTTTTGAACTTATTATTTCCGTATAGAGATTTCCTTCCATCAACTTCACTAACGATCTTATTTGTTTATATAAATCACTAATATATTCTTCATACATATTGTTATATGAAGGAAGATGAGCAAAATATATGTTTTTGATTTTTCTATTTTTTATATAATGTTCTATTAAAGACCTTACTGTGTACTTATCGTGATTTATGATAAAAACTATATTATCATCAGATATGTATCTAGAGTAATCTTTCATTTTAATAGATTTATAAAAAATATGTATTTCAGGTTCTATTATTATAATTTTTTTGCCTTTGAATTTTTCTACTAAATCTTGTAAATAATATCCTAAACCTAAACCTAAAATTATTATAGAATCCTCATTTTCTAACGTTATACCTTCAATCCAAATTTTCGCTTCTTTAATTGGATTATATCTACTATGCAAATACATCTTATTGTTTATTATTATATTCAAGCTTTTATCTTTATTTTCTATTAATTTATATTTTTCATAATTTCTATCATCAAGATTGTAATCTTTTATTTCTTTATATGTTTCTGGATAATATTTTTCTAGATACTCCATATTCCGATCGTACAATTACAACACCTCTTATTAATATATATTTTATATTATAAAATTTATAGAATACCCACACAATACTTTAAAAAATTGTAAGTTTAATTAAAATATTAAATTTATGTAGTCGTCTGCAAATTATCTAATATATTCAATAAGTAAACATACTTTCCTGCAAATAGGTACATCTTTCTAGAACTGCTCGTATTATAGTTGATTTTTTTATATAATAAAGAAGTCAGAGAAATTATTCCTCTGACTTCTTTATTTACGAGACATTTAATTATCTTAATAATTGAAGTACATTTTGTGGAGCTTGGTTCGCTTGAGCCAACATAGCTGTAGAAGCTTGTTGTAAAATGCTTTGTTTTGTTTGCTCCATCATTTCTTTAGCCATGTCTACATCTCTAATTCTAGATTCTGCTGCTTGAATATTTTCAGAAGCATTATCTAAGTTTTTAATAGTATGTTCTAATCTATTTTGATTAGCTCCAAGTTTTGATCTTTCTGCAGATACTTTCTTAACAGCAGCATCTACTTTAGCAATAGCACTTGCCGCACTACCATGTGAAGCTACAACAAGAGCATTTACACTTAAGGCAGCAGATTTCATAGTTCCTACTTTAAGTGTCATACTTACACCTTTGTCGGCTCCTATTTGGAACTTAACAGATGTAAGAGTTCCATCTAATAATGTTTTCTCATTGAATGTTGTTTTTTCAGCTATTCTATCAATTTCTTTAACCAATTCTTTAATTTCATCTGATATAGCTGTTCTATCCACAGCAACGTTTGTATCGTTAGCTGCTTGTACTGAAAGTTCTCTCATTCTTTGAAGAATTGAATGAACTTCATCTAGTGCACCTTCTGCTGTTTGGATTAAAGAAATACCATCTTGAGCATTTTTAGAAGCCATATCAAGTCCTCTGATTTGAGCTCTCATTTTTTCAGAGATAGAAAGACCAGCTGCATCGTCTCCTGCACGGTTAATTCTGTATCCAGAAGATAATTTTTCCATTGATTTTGCACTACCATTGTTAGCGATTCCTAATTGTCTATGAGTGTTCATAGCTTGTAAGTTGTTATTAATTCTCATTATTTATTCCTCCTTGAATTTTGTATTTGCCTTCGGCATCCTTGCCTTTAGGTCAATTTTTATAAATCTTCTTAGGTCACTGCCGGCTTAGTAAACTAAGAAGTTTATTTTCTTAATATATATATCGGTACTATTTTTATTAACTTTATACCTTTTTTATAATTTTTTTATATTTTTTTGTTTTATTTTATAGCGGATATGAATTCTTGGCTAAGAATCAACTTAATACTTAAATACTATTTGACTTTAAACTTAGCTATTAAATCCTGTAAGTTTTCTGCCAATGTATTCATATCTCTGCTTGCACTAGAAATTTCCTCCATAGAAGCTAATTGTTCTTCGGTTGAAGCAGAAACTTCTTCTGTTGCAGCTGCATTTTCTTCTGCTATGGCGGATAAATTTTCAATAATGCCGATTATTTCATCCTTCATTTGTGCCATATTTTTGCTGGAAGTACTTAGTTCATCCATCATTGTTTTGGTCAATGCAATTGCATCTGCAATTCCACTAAAGGTGTATTTGGTAGTTTCTACGCTGTTTTGTTGGGTCTTTGTAAGTTCAGACACATTCTTAATAACTTCCACTGTAATATTTGAGTTGTCCTGTAATTCTTTCACAACTTTTTCTATTTCTTTAGTAGAAGCACTGGACTGCTCTGCTAGCTTTCTTATTTCTTCCGCTACTACAGCAAATCCCCTTCCAGCTTCTCCTGCTCGTGCTGCTTCTATTGCTGCGTTAAGAGCTAATAGGTTCGTCTGATCTGCTATGCTTTGTATTACTTTACTAGCCTCATCTATCTTTTCTGAGCTAGCATTTGTTTTTATAATTCCATCGTATACTTTCTGAATTGCTTCTGTGCTTTCCTTCGTTTTATCTGTTAATTCATTTACTACATCCGTTCCTTTATCCTTTAGTTGCATTACTAGATCTGCTTGCCCCATTAATTTAGTCATATAGTCTAACTCTGCCTCAATCACTTCTCCTAATTCACTAGCCTTCCTTACACCATCCTCAGTGTTTTTGGCCTGATCTGTAGCGCCTTCAGCGATTTGTTCTATCGTTCTTGCTACTTCTTCTGTTGCAATAGAGGATTGTGTCGATGTAGCTGCTAGTGCTTCTGAGGATACCGTAACTTGTCCAGCTGATTCACCTACTTTACCTATAAACTCTCTTAGGCTCAGTGTGATAGATTGCATGGATTTGGCTAGAGCACCGATCTCATCATTTCTATCTATAAGATTTTTAGGTAAATCGCAAGAAGCATCTAAATTAGCAATATATTGAGCATATCTAGCACCTTCTTTAATGGGTTTGGATATACTACCGGATATAAAATAAAATATAATTAATGTCACTAATATAATAAATAAAGTCATCATAATAATAGTTTTTAAAACACTATCACTTTCTTGTCTTACTTGAGACAGTGGAATTTCTATTGCCAAGCTCCAATTGGGTGTTCCCTTAATATTAGAAAATATTAACATGCTTTTTTCCCCATCGGGGCTAGTAATGGTTTGGGTTGTGGTTTCTCCCAAAACCATCTTTTCTCCTGCTTCCTCTAAGCCTTCGTATCCTTTTTCCTTGGCCTCTAAAACATTTAATTGTAGTTTGATTCTTTCTTCTGGATGAGCTATAATGAGTCCTTTTCCATCTACAATCATACCATATCCATTATTACCGATCTTAATTTCTCCAGCGATTTCTGAAAGCTTATCAATTTTGATTACGCCAGCAAAAGCGCCTATTAATTTTCCATTTTCATCTTCTACAGGATGAACAATTGTTACGATTGGTTCCTTTGTTACTTCAGATATCATTGGATTGGATATGTATGTTTTTTGCTTTTCATCTACGATGGCTTTAAAGTCTTCTCTATTTCTTATGTTTCCAGCGCCACCGGTTGTCGTGTAAAAGTTTCCGTCTAAGTCTGCAAACCACATTAATAAAAAGTCTTTCCTTAGTTGAGTTCCTCTGTGGTCTAAATAAGGCTTTATCTGTTCCCAATCGCCGGTCTTTATAATTTCCTGCGTAGATATGGCTTCAACCTCATAACTGTTTCCATAGATCCACTTAGAAATTTCTTCGCTTCTTGCATTTGTAATTTGAGTGAGCATATTTTCCGTTAAAGGCATGATTGTATTACTAACTTCCTGATAAACAAAAAAACCTAAGATTGACAATAGCGTAAAGATTGATAATCCAAATAATACTACTATTTTTTTACGTATGGATCCCATTTCCTGCAAAACCTCCCATAAATATTAAAACTGATCTTTTGCTTTTAATTACTTTAATCTCCTATGTTGAATCGTAATCCTTTATTGGTAATAAGTTCTTCATTAGGACTGGCTTATCTTAAAAAATCTAACAATGTTGGCTGAATGATTCTCGCACCAACCTGTAGGGAGGCTCTGTATACATTTTCTTCATTCATTAATCGAATGGCTGTTTCTGACAGATCCGCATCTTCTAGTTTTGATTGTAGCTCTCTTAGATTGATAGCATCATCTTCTATTCTTCCCAGAATAAGCTCTGTTCGATTGACCTTCGCACCGATATCCCCACGGACAGCCAGGGCTTTGTCTATAAACTTATCCAATGGTCCTAGAAGCTGGCTAACTTCTTCATAATTTGCTTCGATCAGTTTTTGCTCTATTCTCTCTATAAGATTAATGAGCCCTGCTTTCTTTGGTTGCGCCACAATCCCCTTTACCTCTCCACTATTTGTAAAGGTCTTAAAGTCTAAATTATTGATATCTACGGGTATTTCTTTTTCTAATAGAAGCTTATTCCACTCTTCCTTTTGGGTCGGATCTAATCCTGTAAAACCAGTATTAACTGCGTTATATATAGCTTCCTTTGTAGCCTCTACATCTAGGGTAGGTGGTGTTCCGCTGTATGTTCCAGAAATTTCAGGACCCGTTAAGGTGACTCCGTCTCCTATTTTAATTTCCCAACCATACTCTGGGGTAGCTGTACTTGGAGGGGTAGCTGGAAGTCCAGTTAATTTAATTTTAGCTCCAAGAAAGTCTATTTCCTTAACTTCACCAACTGCAGAAGGTAGTTCCACATTCATAGACAAATCCACAGCCTCAAATAGTGCTGTTCCAATGGTATTAATATTTAGTTCTTCCCCTACACCTACCATGTAGTTGATTCTATGGTCAACAATGCCTTTATCTAAAAACTGAGTAGGGTTTATATTATAAGTTCCATCCGCATTTAACAATGGCTTGTCTGTATTTTTACCAGAGAAAATATAGTTTCCAGAGTAAGTCGTATTTCCCATACTTATAATCTGCTGTTTGATCTGTGCAACTTCATTTTGGATGTTTTTTGTTTGTTCCGCTGTAAGGGTTCCATTGGCACCCTGTATCATAATATCTCTTAGTCTAACGAGGGTTCCTGTGTCGCTTACTAGACCTAGTATGGCTCCTTCTGTATTCTCTAGCCAAGAGGATGCATCTTCTACGTTTTTCTTGAACTGTGCCAGCTCGCTTCGATCTGATTTTATCTTTAGAACCCTTGTGATGCCCACTGGATCATCTGAAGGCCTGTGAATCTTTTTACCCGTATTATATTCTAGCTGCGTTCTGTCCAGCTTTCTAATATTCGTCTGTAGATTTCTGGTCATATTGGCAATCATCATATTATTTGTTATCCGCATAGTCAATCCCCCTATCTGCCTACGATACCGATTCTATTGATCAGTACATCCAGCATTTCATCGATGGTTGTCATCATTCTTGCTGAAGCATTATATGCATGTTGAAACTTCACCATATTGGCCAATTCCTCATCTTCAGAAACACCAGATATGGACATTCTTTTTTTATCGATTTCATTGAGTAAAACTGCTTGGTTGTCTGCATTTCTACCTGCTTCCTCTTTCTCTACACCCAGAGTTCCTATTAAAGACTTTATAAAGTCCTCTGGCTTTCCTTCAGTAAACATGCCTTGATCGTGTCTAAGATTCACGATATCCAGCATAATACTGCCATCATTTGGCAGCAAATTCTTCTCTTTAGATGCTGCAATATTGTTTGGATCTTCTATATCTAAGGAAATTCGTATATTCGATGCATTGATATTCCCTAGTCCTGCAACGGTAGCGTCTACACTTGTAACTCTCCCATCTGCATCTTTTGTAGCAGCACCTGTAGGCGTACTAATACCCTTTGCCGTAAAGAATGCTCTTCCCGCTTCTCCATCCAATCCGTATCCTTTTAGATGAATTTCATTGATTCGGTTCGCAAAAACCTTTACGAATTTATTTAATTCATTGATATAATGTGGAACCCCTTTGTTTTTTCCATCTTTTCCATCTCGCATGGTCAATATAGCGCCGAGTTCTCCTCCTATTTTATCTACATCGGTATCTACATTCTCAGATTTATAAAACGATGTTCCGTCGGCCCATTCAATATCGTAGATATGAATCGATTTATCCATACCATCGAAAGGTTTCTTTAAATTCTGTTTCGCCTCGAGACCGGTAAAATCATTATGATACACAAGGGGCTTCCCCCCAACCTTAATTACCATTTGTTTATGCCCTAGCGTGCTGGGGTTGGTAACTTCCATAACATCTATATCTACGATTTTTGATAGTTCATCAATCAACACATTTCTTTGGTCTCTTAGGTCGTTGGCATTGCTGCCATCTACTTCAAACCTTAAAATTTGATCATTTAAACGTGCAAT
Above is a genomic segment from Alkaliphilus oremlandii OhILAs containing:
- the pseB gene encoding UDP-N-acetylglucosamine 4,6-dehydratase (inverting), encoding MLNNKSILITGGTGSFGQKFIEMIFEKYNPRKVIIYSRDEYKQFVVKNEFQKKLTGEQMDKLRFFIGDVRDKDRLYRAFKDVDYVIHAAAMKQVPACEYNPFEAIKTNIHGAQNIVDAALDRGVKKVVALSTDKAVNPINLYGGTKLVSDKLFISANAYSGDNGTVFSVVRYGNVAGSRGSVIPFFKNLIEKGETELPITDFRMSRFWITLEEGVELVFKALEESKGGETYISKIPSFKITDLAKAMLPNCNLKEVGIREGEKLHEVMVTKDDSRTTYEYDKHYIVYPHFDWWNVKNYFTEGGKLIEEGFEYDSGVNTEWLDVEDLRKLLTELDMMPCEEYFSLEVAVTKQ
- a CDS encoding motility associated factor glycosyltransferase family protein; its protein translation is MEYLEKYYPETYKEIKDYNLDDRNYEKYKLIENKDKSLNIIINNKMYLHSRYNPIKEAKIWIEGITLENEDSIIILGLGLGYYLQDLVEKFKGKKIIIIEPEIHIFYKSIKMKDYSRYISDDNIVFIINHDKYTVRSLIEHYIKNRKIKNIYFAHLPSYNNMYEEYISDLYKQIRSLVKLMEGNLYTEIISSKRWVYNILRNIKFIPKNSIVDKVKDIIKNVPIIIISAGPSLENNIHLLNKVKEKAIIIAVGSAVNILEKNNIQPNIILAIDGNKAEGNIFKNAKNHNPLLIYDNVIYYESLLDYSGPKMWLTLKSDKYMDRFCEKLEIKSNKFLTGGSVANLALDFGKWVEATYIIFLGQDLCYTKEKLYADGAVHQEHIENKDKYIIEKDIYGKEVYTKSAFLNFKSWFEDYVNYNKLNKGIFNCTEGGLPILGVPNISFQEVIDNYLIKEYNIEEKMNYLHEIQANISMEAYEELICKYELELDRCLVLSKERIKLLTELESKCDESNFYKMFDKITEKTNELEEIDFYKDFTDETDKLYRQAIEIGTYNALDQIDDVVKKRERLLLGLKVQYENIDEILEVAVAAINEEEIEELF
- a CDS encoding flagellin N-terminal helical domain-containing protein; this encodes MRINNNLQAMNTHRQLGIANNGSAKSMEKLSSGYRINRAGDDAAGLSISEKMRAQIRGLDMASKNAQDGISLIQTAEGALDEVHSILQRMRELSVQAANDTNVAVDRTAISDEIKELVKEIDRIAEKTTFNEKTLLDGTLTSVKFQIGADKGVSMTLKVGTMKSAALSVNALVVASHGSAASAIAKVDAAVKKVSAERSKLGANQNRLEHTIKNLDNASENIQAAESRIRDVDMAKEMMEQTKQSILQQASTAMLAQANQAPQNVLQLLR
- a CDS encoding methyl-accepting chemotaxis protein, whose amino-acid sequence is MGSIRKKIVVLFGLSIFTLLSILGFFVYQEVSNTIMPLTENMLTQITNARSEEISKWIYGNSYEVEAISTQEIIKTGDWEQIKPYLDHRGTQLRKDFLLMWFADLDGNFYTTTGGAGNIRNREDFKAIVDEKQKTYISNPMISEVTKEPIVTIVHPVEDENGKLIGAFAGVIKIDKLSEIAGEIKIGNNGYGMIVDGKGLIIAHPEERIKLQLNVLEAKEKGYEGLEEAGEKMVLGETTTQTITSPDGEKSMLIFSNIKGTPNWSLAIEIPLSQVRQESDSVLKTIIMMTLFIILVTLIIFYFISGSISKPIKEGARYAQYIANLDASCDLPKNLIDRNDEIGALAKSMQSITLSLREFIGKVGESAGQVTVSSEALAATSTQSSIATEEVARTIEQIAEGATDQAKNTEDGVRKASELGEVIEAELDYMTKLMGQADLVMQLKDKGTDVVNELTDKTKESTEAIQKVYDGIIKTNASSEKIDEASKVIQSIADQTNLLALNAAIEAARAGEAGRGFAVVAEEIRKLAEQSSASTKEIEKVVKELQDNSNITVEVIKNVSELTKTQQNSVETTKYTFSGIADAIALTKTMMDELSTSSKNMAQMKDEIIGIIENLSAIAEENAAATEEVSASTEEQLASMEEISSASRDMNTLAENLQDLIAKFKVK
- the flgL gene encoding flagellar hook-associated protein FlgL; the encoded protein is MRITNNMMIANMTRNLQTNIRKLDRTQLEYNTGKKIHRPSDDPVGITRVLKIKSDRSELAQFKKNVEDASSWLENTEGAILGLVSDTGTLVRLRDIMIQGANGTLTAEQTKNIQNEVAQIKQQIISMGNTTYSGNYIFSGKNTDKPLLNADGTYNINPTQFLDKGIVDHRINYMVGVGEELNINTIGTALFEAVDLSMNVELPSAVGEVKEIDFLGAKIKLTGLPATPPSTATPEYGWEIKIGDGVTLTGPEISGTYSGTPPTLDVEATKEAIYNAVNTGFTGLDPTQKEEWNKLLLEKEIPVDINNLDFKTFTNSGEVKGIVAQPKKAGLINLIERIEQKLIEANYEEVSQLLGPLDKFIDKALAVRGDIGAKVNRTELILGRIEDDAINLRELQSKLEDADLSETAIRLMNEENVYRASLQVGARIIQPTLLDFLR
- the flgK gene encoding flagellar hook-associated protein FlgK; the encoded protein is MRSTFTGFTTAKSGLFASQRALDITGHNLANVNTKGYSRQRLEQVQSTPLKLAGGQGMLGTGVDTTAIHQLRNEFLDYKYRDEATAFGYWDAKADGLAFIESIMNEPSDTGITKVIDQMFESFHELSKNPNNITTRALVRQRATTFTNSVNHTYNQLEKMVVDYNFEVQSMVKSINTYGEQIARLNDQILRFEVDGSNANDLRDQRNVLIDELSKIVDIDVMEVTNPSTLGHKQMVIKVGGKPLVYHNDFTGLEAKQNLKKPFDGMDKSIHIYDIEWADGTSFYKSENVDTDVDKIGGELGAILTMRDGKDGKNKGVPHYINELNKFVKVFANRINEIHLKGYGLDGEAGRAFFTAKGISTPTGAATKDADGRVTSVDATVAGLGNINASNIRISLDIEDPNNIAASKEKNLLPNDGSIMLDIVNLRHDQGMFTEGKPEDFIKSLIGTLGVEKEEAGRNADNQAVLLNEIDKKRMSISGVSEDEELANMVKFQHAYNASARMMTTIDEMLDVLINRIGIVGR